In Magnolia sinica isolate HGM2019 chromosome 12, MsV1, whole genome shotgun sequence, a single genomic region encodes these proteins:
- the LOC131221161 gene encoding uncharacterized protein LOC131221161 isoform X2, whose protein sequence is MRSYPNALLHQVEHQTTKMEFSILSLVILSFMIFAATTKEGRGSPTRKKADEEIKGKATATEETDQFIMHYPQSLQNVEIQYVNPQSDTRMIIVNNPSGRATNNQPTEAMIIAGEQIEMNDAQETGDQLPQASKDKHLEEGNRNHMLEEISLGIGTQLVHGLPPQTLLETQTRSSKPPNDLQPVNLAQIPRHVMASSPQTETEVETKELTGIMVETPQLVTVEKKNTVLVLQMERELNFSWGVIGLSAAMLGVYLGLLGNNRQISDHMVLYEASLWLLYSSLFSGLIMLMITIIRPCTQLSCSFIYGLMSLALLSGTYAISLGIYILLPKSTFRLVIVSVLPAALFLVAMILYFKDSIITTAQKFGFKPHQN, encoded by the exons ATGAGATCATATCCTAACGCCCTGTTGCACCAAG TCGAACACCAAACCACTAAGATGGAGTTTTCTATTCTATCTCTGGTGATTTTATCTTTTATGATTTTCGCTGCCACAACCAAAGAAGGAAGAGGATCGCCAACCAGAAAG AAGGCAGATGAAGAAATCAAAGGCAAAGCTACTGCAACAGAGGAAACAGATCAATTCATCATGCATTATCCACAATCATTGCAGAATGTAGAGATCCAATATGTTAATCCACAGAGTGACACACGAATGATTATTGTGAACAATCCCTCAGGCCGCGCTACCAATAATCAACCAACAGAG GCCATGATTATAGCTGGTGAACAAATTGAAATGAATGATGCACAGGAGACTGGCGATCAACTTCCTCAAGCTTCTAAAGATAAACATCTGGAAGAGGGCAACAGAAATCATATGCTAGAG GAAATTAGTCTTGGAATTGGGACACAATTAGTGCATGGACTCCCACCACAAACCTTACTAGAAACTCAGACTCGATCTTCCAAGCCACCAAATGACTTGCAACCAGTTAATTTGGCCCAAATACCAAGACACGTGATGGCATCTTCACCACAAACAGAGACTGAGGTTGAAACAAAAGAATTAACAGGGATTATGGTTGAAACCCCACAGCTAGTGACGGTAGAAAAGAAGAATACGGTTCTAGTTCTGCAAATGGAGAGAGAGCTTAACTTCTCATGGGGTGTGATTGGGCTCTCTGCTGCAATGCTCGGTGTCTACTTGGGTCTTCTTGGAAATAATAGGCAAATTTCCGACCACATGGTTCTCTACGAAGCTTCTCTATGGTTACTTTATAGCTCACTTTTCTCgggtttaattatgcttatgattaCCATTATCCGCCCATGTACACAACTTTCGTGTAGTTTTATCTATGGTTTGATGTCTCTTGCATTACTATCAGGAACTTATGCTATAAGCCTGGGAATTTACATTCTGCTTCCGAAGAGCACATTCAGGCTAGTTATTGTTTCTGTTCTGCCGGCCGCACTGTTCTTGGTGGCCATGATTCTCTATTTCAAGGATTCAATCATTACTACTGCACAGAAATTTGGATTCAAGCCACATCAGAATTAG
- the LOC131221161 gene encoding uncharacterized protein LOC131221161 isoform X1 has product MRSYPNALLHQVEHQTTKMEFSILSLVILSFMIFAATTKEGRGSPTRKKADEEIKGKATATEETDQFIMHYPQSLQNVEIQYVNPQSDTRMIIVNNPSGRATNNQPTEAMIIAGEQIEMNDAQETGDQLPQASKDKHLEEGNRNHMLEIPIFLRDEQEISLGIGTQLVHGLPPQTLLETQTRSSKPPNDLQPVNLAQIPRHVMASSPQTETEVETKELTGIMVETPQLVTVEKKNTVLVLQMERELNFSWGVIGLSAAMLGVYLGLLGNNRQISDHMVLYEASLWLLYSSLFSGLIMLMITIIRPCTQLSCSFIYGLMSLALLSGTYAISLGIYILLPKSTFRLVIVSVLPAALFLVAMILYFKDSIITTAQKFGFKPHQN; this is encoded by the exons ATGAGATCATATCCTAACGCCCTGTTGCACCAAG TCGAACACCAAACCACTAAGATGGAGTTTTCTATTCTATCTCTGGTGATTTTATCTTTTATGATTTTCGCTGCCACAACCAAAGAAGGAAGAGGATCGCCAACCAGAAAG AAGGCAGATGAAGAAATCAAAGGCAAAGCTACTGCAACAGAGGAAACAGATCAATTCATCATGCATTATCCACAATCATTGCAGAATGTAGAGATCCAATATGTTAATCCACAGAGTGACACACGAATGATTATTGTGAACAATCCCTCAGGCCGCGCTACCAATAATCAACCAACAGAG GCCATGATTATAGCTGGTGAACAAATTGAAATGAATGATGCACAGGAGACTGGCGATCAACTTCCTCAAGCTTCTAAAGATAAACATCTGGAAGAGGGCAACAGAAATCATATGCTAGAG ATCCCTATTTTCTTACGTGATGAACAGGAAATTAGTCTTGGAATTGGGACACAATTAGTGCATGGACTCCCACCACAAACCTTACTAGAAACTCAGACTCGATCTTCCAAGCCACCAAATGACTTGCAACCAGTTAATTTGGCCCAAATACCAAGACACGTGATGGCATCTTCACCACAAACAGAGACTGAGGTTGAAACAAAAGAATTAACAGGGATTATGGTTGAAACCCCACAGCTAGTGACGGTAGAAAAGAAGAATACGGTTCTAGTTCTGCAAATGGAGAGAGAGCTTAACTTCTCATGGGGTGTGATTGGGCTCTCTGCTGCAATGCTCGGTGTCTACTTGGGTCTTCTTGGAAATAATAGGCAAATTTCCGACCACATGGTTCTCTACGAAGCTTCTCTATGGTTACTTTATAGCTCACTTTTCTCgggtttaattatgcttatgattaCCATTATCCGCCCATGTACACAACTTTCGTGTAGTTTTATCTATGGTTTGATGTCTCTTGCATTACTATCAGGAACTTATGCTATAAGCCTGGGAATTTACATTCTGCTTCCGAAGAGCACATTCAGGCTAGTTATTGTTTCTGTTCTGCCGGCCGCACTGTTCTTGGTGGCCATGATTCTCTATTTCAAGGATTCAATCATTACTACTGCACAGAAATTTGGATTCAAGCCACATCAGAATTAG
- the LOC131221161 gene encoding uncharacterized protein LOC131221161 isoform X3, with protein sequence MRSYPNALLHQVEHQTTKMEFSILSLVILSFMIFAATTKEGRGSPTRKKADEEIKGKATATEETDQFIMHYPQSLQNVEIQYVNPQSDTRMIIVNNPSGRATNNQPTEETGDQLPQASKDKHLEEGNRNHMLEIPIFLRDEQEISLGIGTQLVHGLPPQTLLETQTRSSKPPNDLQPVNLAQIPRHVMASSPQTETEVETKELTGIMVETPQLVTVEKKNTVLVLQMERELNFSWGVIGLSAAMLGVYLGLLGNNRQISDHMVLYEASLWLLYSSLFSGLIMLMITIIRPCTQLSCSFIYGLMSLALLSGTYAISLGIYILLPKSTFRLVIVSVLPAALFLVAMILYFKDSIITTAQKFGFKPHQN encoded by the exons ATGAGATCATATCCTAACGCCCTGTTGCACCAAG TCGAACACCAAACCACTAAGATGGAGTTTTCTATTCTATCTCTGGTGATTTTATCTTTTATGATTTTCGCTGCCACAACCAAAGAAGGAAGAGGATCGCCAACCAGAAAG AAGGCAGATGAAGAAATCAAAGGCAAAGCTACTGCAACAGAGGAAACAGATCAATTCATCATGCATTATCCACAATCATTGCAGAATGTAGAGATCCAATATGTTAATCCACAGAGTGACACACGAATGATTATTGTGAACAATCCCTCAGGCCGCGCTACCAATAATCAACCAACAGAG GAGACTGGCGATCAACTTCCTCAAGCTTCTAAAGATAAACATCTGGAAGAGGGCAACAGAAATCATATGCTAGAG ATCCCTATTTTCTTACGTGATGAACAGGAAATTAGTCTTGGAATTGGGACACAATTAGTGCATGGACTCCCACCACAAACCTTACTAGAAACTCAGACTCGATCTTCCAAGCCACCAAATGACTTGCAACCAGTTAATTTGGCCCAAATACCAAGACACGTGATGGCATCTTCACCACAAACAGAGACTGAGGTTGAAACAAAAGAATTAACAGGGATTATGGTTGAAACCCCACAGCTAGTGACGGTAGAAAAGAAGAATACGGTTCTAGTTCTGCAAATGGAGAGAGAGCTTAACTTCTCATGGGGTGTGATTGGGCTCTCTGCTGCAATGCTCGGTGTCTACTTGGGTCTTCTTGGAAATAATAGGCAAATTTCCGACCACATGGTTCTCTACGAAGCTTCTCTATGGTTACTTTATAGCTCACTTTTCTCgggtttaattatgcttatgattaCCATTATCCGCCCATGTACACAACTTTCGTGTAGTTTTATCTATGGTTTGATGTCTCTTGCATTACTATCAGGAACTTATGCTATAAGCCTGGGAATTTACATTCTGCTTCCGAAGAGCACATTCAGGCTAGTTATTGTTTCTGTTCTGCCGGCCGCACTGTTCTTGGTGGCCATGATTCTCTATTTCAAGGATTCAATCATTACTACTGCACAGAAATTTGGATTCAAGCCACATCAGAATTAG
- the LOC131221161 gene encoding uncharacterized protein LOC131221161 isoform X4 has translation MRSYPNALLHQVEHQTTKMEFSILSLVILSFMIFAATTKEGRGSPTRKKADEEIKGKATATEETDQFIMHYPQSLQNVEIQYVNPQSDTRMIIVNNPSGRATNNQPTEETGDQLPQASKDKHLEEGNRNHMLEEISLGIGTQLVHGLPPQTLLETQTRSSKPPNDLQPVNLAQIPRHVMASSPQTETEVETKELTGIMVETPQLVTVEKKNTVLVLQMERELNFSWGVIGLSAAMLGVYLGLLGNNRQISDHMVLYEASLWLLYSSLFSGLIMLMITIIRPCTQLSCSFIYGLMSLALLSGTYAISLGIYILLPKSTFRLVIVSVLPAALFLVAMILYFKDSIITTAQKFGFKPHQN, from the exons ATGAGATCATATCCTAACGCCCTGTTGCACCAAG TCGAACACCAAACCACTAAGATGGAGTTTTCTATTCTATCTCTGGTGATTTTATCTTTTATGATTTTCGCTGCCACAACCAAAGAAGGAAGAGGATCGCCAACCAGAAAG AAGGCAGATGAAGAAATCAAAGGCAAAGCTACTGCAACAGAGGAAACAGATCAATTCATCATGCATTATCCACAATCATTGCAGAATGTAGAGATCCAATATGTTAATCCACAGAGTGACACACGAATGATTATTGTGAACAATCCCTCAGGCCGCGCTACCAATAATCAACCAACAGAG GAGACTGGCGATCAACTTCCTCAAGCTTCTAAAGATAAACATCTGGAAGAGGGCAACAGAAATCATATGCTAGAG GAAATTAGTCTTGGAATTGGGACACAATTAGTGCATGGACTCCCACCACAAACCTTACTAGAAACTCAGACTCGATCTTCCAAGCCACCAAATGACTTGCAACCAGTTAATTTGGCCCAAATACCAAGACACGTGATGGCATCTTCACCACAAACAGAGACTGAGGTTGAAACAAAAGAATTAACAGGGATTATGGTTGAAACCCCACAGCTAGTGACGGTAGAAAAGAAGAATACGGTTCTAGTTCTGCAAATGGAGAGAGAGCTTAACTTCTCATGGGGTGTGATTGGGCTCTCTGCTGCAATGCTCGGTGTCTACTTGGGTCTTCTTGGAAATAATAGGCAAATTTCCGACCACATGGTTCTCTACGAAGCTTCTCTATGGTTACTTTATAGCTCACTTTTCTCgggtttaattatgcttatgattaCCATTATCCGCCCATGTACACAACTTTCGTGTAGTTTTATCTATGGTTTGATGTCTCTTGCATTACTATCAGGAACTTATGCTATAAGCCTGGGAATTTACATTCTGCTTCCGAAGAGCACATTCAGGCTAGTTATTGTTTCTGTTCTGCCGGCCGCACTGTTCTTGGTGGCCATGATTCTCTATTTCAAGGATTCAATCATTACTACTGCACAGAAATTTGGATTCAAGCCACATCAGAATTAG